A single window of Dermacentor albipictus isolate Rhodes 1998 colony chromosome 1, USDA_Dalb.pri_finalv2, whole genome shotgun sequence DNA harbors:
- the LOC135913670 gene encoding alpha-(1,3)-fucosyltransferase fut-6-like has protein sequence MGHLLPRSGSPLGARLSNRNFYRSYLESYHVYSSDDSDTSDNETLSSTGAQPEGTPVPPGFPGYSPPVEGQQSNGRSSAVGFVDMKAIWHALSTVFCITFCCVFVITLCEMWAFPGMVSQATELASLWRPWYDRHGAVSPRILIWTGPSSKISEAPGAHAAVPCLATANTSTAQHGNWTARNFTADENVDSYDVPKQCAVTYDRRLLMESDAIVFHADRVNVSDLPRERATDQVWVFWARTHPVMPTFGREVSLLGAISRFFRGKLSPSALPIQLARVFNWTMSHREDSVVHIPHRTFGPGVLSTTDSPTSTINSGDRWAMDTRQDAAWIASDCELERYKEEHDKMRSSHNGRHYRGPTARLIGLHILPNCGAALCESPADCVAQVAKNFKFIVVTASPACFQSVYHLVYEAFKHDLIPIVLAERHTVLNFPPKSVVNAATLAAPGKLQSRLIHLLEDPAEYESYFAWKRNFTVSALEDELCPLCAALQGKTRPVAPAGLDIREWWERRARCQHVHSVGMSFFRATIAGRARSHNAGHYRAPQLQQDLFEC, from the exons ATGGGCCATCTACTG CCCAGGAGCGGGAGCCCGCTTGGCGCTCGTCTTAGCAACAGGAATTTCTATCGCAGCTATCTGGAGAGTTATCACGTGTACAG CTCGGACGACAGTGACACAAGCGACAACGAGACGCTCAGCTCGACAGGTGCCCAGCCCGAAGGAACTCCAGTGCCACCGGGGTTCCCTGGATATTCACCTCCTGTCGAAGGGCAGCAGTCCAACGGACGCTCCAGTGCAGTTGGCTTCGTGGACATGAAGGCCATTTGGCACGCTCTTAGCACTGTCTTCTGTATTACGTTTTGTTGCGTCTTTGTCATCACGTTATGCGAGATGTGGGCATTCCCAGGAATGGTTTCGCAAGCCACAGAGCTGGCGTCGTTGTGGCGCCCATGGTACGATCGACACGGTGCCGTGTCCCCTCGCATCCTGATTTGGACCGGCCCGTCTTCTAAGATTTCCGAGGCTCCCGGTGCCCACGCAGCAGTACCATGCCTAGCGACAGCGAATACCTCCACGGCTCAACACGGGAACTGGACCGCGCGCAATTTCACCGCCGATGAGAACGTCGACAGCTACGACGTTCCGAAGCAGTGCGCAGTGACCTACGACCGGCGCCTTCTTATGGAAAGTGACGCAATCGTTTTCCACGCCGACCGCGTGAACGTCAGCGACCTTCCCAGAGAACGCGCTACCGACCAAGTGTGGGTGTTTTGGGCGCGCACTCACCCGGTAATGCCGACATTCGGGCGGGAAGTTAGTCTACTTGGCGCTATCTCCCGCTTTTTCCGGGGTAAGCTTTCTCCGTCAGCACTGCCCATCCAGTTGGCACGGGTCTTTAACTGGACCATGTCCCATCGAGAGGACTCCGTGGTTCACATTCCCCACAGGACTTTTGGTCCTGGCGTCCTGTCCACCACTGATTCCCCGACGTCAACCATCAATTCCGGCGATCGGTGGGCCATGGACACCAGGCAGGACGCTGCCTGGATCGCCTCGGACTGCGAATTGGAAAGATACAAGGAAGAACACGACAAGATGCGTTCTAGTCACAATGGCCGGCACTACAGGGGCCCCACGGCACGCCTCATAGGCCTACACATTCTACCCAACTGTGGTGCTGCCCTGTGCGAGTCGCCAGCCGACTGCGTGGCGCAGGTTGCCAAGAACTTCAAGTTTATCGTGGTGACAGCGTCGCCGGCTTGCTTTCAGAGCGTGTACCACCTCGTCTACGAGGCGTTCAAGCACGACCTCATCCCAATCGTGCTTGCGGAGCGCCACACCGTGCTCAATTTCCCACCCAAATCTGTGGTCAACGCTGCGACCTTGGCGGCGCCCGGCAAGCTTCAGTCGCGCCTGATACACCTGCTGGAAGATCCCGCCGAGTACGAGAGTTACTTCGCCTGGAAACGAAACTTCACGGTATCCGCACTCGAGGACGAGCTGTGCCCGCTGTGCGCAGCTCTGCAGGGGAAGACCAGGCCAGTGGCTCCGGCAGGGCTGGACATCCGGGAGTGGTGGGAGCGTCGCGCCAGATGCCAGCACGTGCACTCGGTTGGCATGAGTTTTTTCAGGGCTACTATAGCTGGCCGCGCTCGTTCTCATAACGCAGGGCACTACAGAGCTCCGCAACTGCAACAGGACCTCTTCGAATGCTAG